One window of the Pseudomonas sihuiensis genome contains the following:
- the argJ gene encoding bifunctional glutamate N-acetyltransferase/amino-acid acetyltransferase ArgJ gives MAVGLGPLSTLHPVPGFELGIASAGIKRPGRKDVVVMRCAEGSRIAGVTTTNAFCAAPVLITRERLGGEVRYLLTNTGNANAGTGADGLARARRSCARLAELTGVTESAVLPFSTGVIGEPLPVEKIESALQAALDDLKADNWEAAATGIMTTDTLPKGASRQFQHDGVTITVTGISKGAGMIRPNMATMLGYIATDAKVAQGVLQDLVRDAANKSFNRITIDGDTSTNDCCMLIATGQAALPEISDASGELFAKLRQAVFEVFMEVAQAIVRDGEGATKFVTVQVNGGGTHQECLDVAYAVAHSPLIKTALFASDPNWGRILAAVGYAGVPQLDVSKIDVFLGEVCIASKGCRATTYTEEQGAAVMAREEITIRIELGRGNCSETIWTTDLSHEYVKINAEYRT, from the coding sequence ATGGCTGTTGGTCTTGGCCCGCTGTCTACCCTGCACCCGGTTCCTGGTTTCGAGCTGGGTATCGCCTCGGCCGGCATCAAGCGTCCAGGGCGCAAGGATGTGGTGGTGATGCGCTGTGCCGAAGGCTCGCGTATCGCCGGGGTGACCACCACCAACGCCTTCTGCGCGGCCCCTGTACTGATCACGCGCGAGCGTCTGGGCGGCGAAGTGCGTTACCTGCTGACCAATACCGGCAATGCCAACGCGGGTACCGGCGCTGATGGCCTGGCCCGTGCGCGTCGCTCCTGTGCGCGCCTGGCTGAACTGACCGGTGTTACCGAAAGCGCCGTGCTGCCGTTTTCCACCGGTGTGATCGGCGAGCCGCTGCCGGTCGAGAAGATCGAGTCCGCGTTGCAGGCCGCGCTGGATGACCTCAAGGCTGACAACTGGGAAGCTGCCGCCACCGGCATCATGACCACCGACACCCTGCCCAAGGGCGCCAGCCGTCAGTTTCAGCACGATGGCGTGACCATCACCGTGACCGGCATCTCCAAGGGCGCCGGTATGATCCGCCCGAACATGGCCACCATGCTTGGCTACATCGCCACCGACGCCAAGGTCGCGCAGGGCGTGCTGCAGGATCTGGTGCGCGATGCGGCGAACAAGTCGTTCAACCGCATCACCATCGACGGTGACACCTCCACCAACGATTGCTGCATGCTGATCGCCACCGGCCAGGCCGCACTGCCTGAGATCAGTGACGCCTCCGGTGAGCTGTTCGCCAAGCTCAGGCAGGCGGTGTTCGAAGTGTTCATGGAAGTGGCGCAGGCCATCGTCCGTGACGGTGAAGGTGCGACCAAGTTCGTCACCGTGCAGGTCAACGGCGGTGGCACTCATCAGGAGTGCCTGGACGTGGCTTATGCCGTGGCTCATTCGCCGCTGATCAAGACCGCGCTGTTCGCCTCCGATCCCAACTGGGGGCGTATCCTCGCGGCTGTCGGCTATGCCGGCGTGCCACAGCTGGACGTGAGCAAGATCGATGTGTTCCTTGGCGAAGTCTGCATTGCCAGCAAGGGTTGCCGTGCGACCACCTATACCGAAGAGCAGGGCGCAGCGGTGATGGCGCGTGAGGAGATCACCATCCGCATCGAGCTGGGTCGCGGCAACTGCAGCGAGACCATCTGGACCACCGACCTGTCCCACGAGTACGTCAAGATCAACGCCGAATATCGCACCTGA
- a CDS encoding glutathione S-transferase family protein codes for MALQLVIGDKNYSSWSLRAALAVDLAGADCEELRVRLFQPDSRAQLLRYSPTGKVPVLLTEQGAVWDSLAIAEYLAECYPESQLWPQEQQARALARSICAEMHSGFTALRSHLPMDLARDKALAELPDEAQADIDRICAIWAGCRERYASTGNYLFGQASIADAFYAPVAARLRSYRVALPTAAAAYVETIYRWPAFQRWYQAALQEVKE; via the coding sequence ATGGCACTGCAACTGGTGATTGGCGACAAGAACTATTCCTCCTGGTCTCTGCGTGCGGCGCTGGCGGTCGATCTGGCCGGTGCCGACTGCGAAGAGCTGCGGGTGCGTTTGTTTCAGCCAGACAGTCGCGCACAACTGTTGCGCTATTCGCCCACCGGCAAGGTGCCGGTTCTGCTGACCGAGCAGGGTGCGGTGTGGGACTCCCTCGCGATTGCCGAGTACCTGGCCGAGTGCTATCCAGAATCGCAGCTGTGGCCGCAGGAGCAGCAGGCTCGCGCGCTGGCGCGCAGTATCTGTGCGGAGATGCACAGCGGCTTCACGGCGCTGCGCAGTCATCTGCCGATGGACCTGGCGCGGGACAAGGCGCTGGCCGAACTGCCTGACGAGGCGCAGGCCGATATCGATCGCATCTGCGCGATCTGGGCTGGCTGCCGTGAGCGTTACGCCAGTACCGGCAACTATCTGTTCGGCCAGGCCAGCATCGCCGATGCCTTCTACGCGCCGGTCGCCGCGCGACTGCGCAGCTATCGTGTGGCGCTACCGACAGCGGCAGCGGCCTATGTCGAAACCATCTATCGTTGGCCGGCGTTCCAACGCTGGTATCAGGCAGCATTGCAGGAGGTGAAGGAGTGA
- a CDS encoding Nudix family hydrolase: MKRIHVAAAVIRGVDGRILIAKRPQDKHQGGLWEFPGGKVEEGEAVRVALDRELQEELGIRPQAARALIQIRHDYPDKQVLLDVWEVSTFSGEPHGAEGQPLAWVSERQLLEYEFPAANKPIVAAARLPDRYLITPDGLEPSELLAGIRSALAQGVRLIQLRAPNMFDPQYRDLAVDVQGLCAGKAQLMLKGPLEWLGDFPAAGWHLTAEQLRKHATGGRPFPEHRWLAASCHSAEELALAAQMGVDFVTLSPVQATATHPEALPLGWEAASEMLIHFNLPAYLLGGVGPADIERAWQVGAQGVAGIRAFWPDSAL; the protein is encoded by the coding sequence GTGAAGCGTATTCATGTCGCCGCAGCGGTGATTCGGGGTGTCGATGGACGCATCCTGATTGCCAAGCGCCCGCAGGATAAGCACCAGGGTGGTCTGTGGGAGTTTCCCGGCGGCAAGGTGGAAGAGGGCGAGGCAGTGCGCGTCGCCCTCGACCGTGAGTTGCAGGAGGAGCTTGGCATCCGTCCGCAAGCGGCGCGTGCGCTGATTCAGATTCGCCACGATTACCCGGACAAGCAGGTGTTGCTGGACGTCTGGGAAGTCTCGACCTTCAGCGGTGAGCCGCATGGCGCAGAAGGCCAGCCGCTAGCCTGGGTCAGCGAGCGGCAACTGCTGGAGTACGAGTTTCCCGCTGCCAACAAACCCATCGTCGCCGCCGCGAGGTTGCCTGATCGTTATCTGATCACCCCGGACGGCCTGGAACCGAGCGAGCTGCTGGCCGGCATCCGCAGTGCCCTGGCGCAGGGTGTCCGGTTGATCCAGCTGCGTGCGCCGAACATGTTCGATCCGCAGTATCGGGACCTGGCAGTCGACGTGCAGGGCCTGTGCGCCGGCAAGGCGCAACTGATGCTCAAGGGACCGCTGGAGTGGCTGGGCGACTTTCCGGCGGCAGGCTGGCACCTGACTGCCGAGCAGCTGCGCAAGCATGCCACTGGCGGCCGACCTTTCCCTGAGCATCGCTGGCTGGCAGCGTCCTGCCACAGTGCCGAAGAGCTGGCGTTGGCAGCGCAGATGGGTGTGGATTTCGTCACCCTGTCGCCAGTGCAGGCGACCGCAACGCATCCCGAAGCACTGCCGCTGGGTTGGGAGGCAGCAAGCGAGATGCTGATCCATTTCAACCTGCCGGCTTACCTGTTGGGCGGTGTCGGCCCGGCCGATATCGAACGCGCCTGGCAGGTTGGCGCCCAGGGCGTGGCCGGTATCCGCGCGTTCTGGCCGGACAGCGCCTTGTAG
- a CDS encoding cob(I)yrinic acid a,c-diamide adenosyltransferase, with protein sequence MGFRLSKIYTRTGDKGETGLADGRRVGKDHPRIEAIGELDTLNSQLGLLLAELDDAATTWPALKEISEVLSPCQHRLFDLGGELAMPEYQALQQVEVQRLETAIDNWNEEVGPLENFILPGGSRLIAQAHVCRSLARSSERRCQHLNAVEPLRGEGLAYVNRLSDLLFVAARLIAKRQGIAEVLWKAADKP encoded by the coding sequence ATGGGCTTTCGCCTCTCGAAGATCTACACCCGCACTGGCGACAAAGGCGAAACCGGGTTGGCCGACGGCCGCCGGGTCGGCAAAGACCACCCACGCATCGAAGCCATAGGCGAGTTGGACACGCTCAACAGCCAGCTCGGCCTGCTGCTTGCCGAACTGGATGATGCCGCCACGACCTGGCCGGCACTCAAGGAGATCAGCGAGGTGCTGAGCCCCTGCCAGCACCGTCTGTTCGATCTCGGGGGCGAACTGGCAATGCCCGAGTACCAGGCCTTGCAGCAGGTAGAAGTGCAGCGCCTGGAGACGGCCATCGACAACTGGAACGAAGAGGTCGGGCCACTGGAAAACTTCATCCTGCCTGGCGGCTCCAGGCTGATCGCCCAAGCCCACGTGTGCCGCAGCCTCGCGCGCAGCAGCGAGCGCCGCTGCCAGCACCTCAACGCCGTGGAACCGCTACGCGGTGAGGGCCTGGCCTACGTCAACCGCCTCTCCGACCTACTGTTCGTCGCGGCCCGCCTGATCGCCAAGCGCCAGGGCATTGCCGAGGTGCTGTGGAAGGCGGCAGACAAACCGTAG
- a CDS encoding ATP-binding protein, producing the protein MRLRQRLENLPVGRKLLAALLVLLAAVMLVANLAFISAAYWITQESMAPQALHTLGRLIASPTLSKEALHSSASAEALLKRLDDYAPLRAAVIYDSNGNSLAQLQRGEKLQLPQQLSHLQNWRETAFRTNLLVDLPHPSGRPGALLLVASSELPGAFYTGTLTASLVILAFSVLLWMLVARQIKRLVTKPIRRLEELSRQVTREENYALRANRGNQDEIGSLADAFNTMLMRMEAREQQLKRARDDAQQAFDQAQSLAEETRHSNRKLELEVQVRSKIEKKLTGFQNYLNSIIDSMPSALIALDEQLYVTQWNQEASALSGTRLEEALNQPVFLAFPPLKPFLAQLKRTAEQHRVEKIERVTWHKDEEPHHYALTFYPLMGSAGRGVVIRIDDITQRLALEEMMVQSEKMLSVGGLAAGMAHEINNPLGAILHNVQNIRRRLSPGLEKNVEQAEQAGVSLPAIEHYMEAREVPRLLDGIQQAGQRAAKIVSHMLSFSRRSDRQLSPCDLPALIDQALEIAGNDFDLTDSFDFKTLEIVHQFDPLLGPVAGTANELEQVLLNLLKNAAQAIHQRDEDTEPGRIILRTRQAGSWAEVQVEDNGTGMSEAVRKRIFEPFFTTKEVGQGTGLGLAVSYFIITNNHKGQMEVHSTPGQGTCFTLRLPLASLPDHTGL; encoded by the coding sequence GCACTGCTGGTGTTGCTCGCCGCCGTGATGCTGGTGGCCAATCTGGCTTTCATCAGTGCAGCCTACTGGATCACCCAGGAGAGCATGGCGCCACAGGCCCTGCACACCCTCGGCCGGCTTATCGCCAGCCCGACGCTGAGCAAGGAAGCCTTGCACTCGTCCGCCTCGGCCGAAGCCCTGCTCAAACGCCTGGACGATTACGCGCCCCTGCGTGCAGCGGTTATCTACGACAGCAATGGCAACAGCCTGGCACAACTGCAACGCGGCGAAAAACTGCAGCTACCGCAGCAACTGAGCCATCTGCAGAACTGGCGCGAAACGGCCTTTCGCACCAACCTGCTGGTCGACCTGCCGCACCCCAGCGGTCGCCCCGGCGCCCTGCTGCTGGTGGCTTCCAGCGAATTGCCTGGTGCCTTCTATACCGGCACCCTGACCGCGAGCCTGGTGATTCTGGCGTTCAGCGTGCTGCTGTGGATGCTGGTGGCCAGGCAGATCAAACGCCTGGTGACCAAACCCATTCGCCGCCTGGAAGAACTATCACGCCAGGTCACCCGCGAAGAGAACTATGCGCTGCGCGCCAATCGCGGCAATCAGGACGAGATCGGCAGCCTGGCCGATGCGTTCAATACCATGCTGATGCGCATGGAGGCCCGCGAGCAGCAGCTCAAGCGTGCCCGCGACGACGCCCAGCAGGCCTTCGATCAGGCGCAGAGCCTGGCCGAGGAAACCCGCCACTCCAACCGCAAGCTGGAATTGGAGGTGCAGGTGCGCAGCAAGATCGAGAAGAAACTCACCGGCTTTCAGAACTACCTCAACAGCATCATCGACTCCATGCCTTCGGCGCTGATCGCCCTCGACGAACAGCTCTACGTGACGCAGTGGAATCAGGAAGCCAGCGCCCTGTCCGGTACGCGCCTGGAAGAAGCGCTGAACCAGCCGGTGTTTCTCGCCTTCCCGCCACTCAAACCCTTTCTTGCGCAGCTCAAACGCACCGCCGAGCAACATCGTGTGGAGAAGATCGAGCGTGTCACCTGGCACAAGGATGAAGAGCCCCACCACTACGCCCTGACCTTCTACCCGCTGATGGGCAGCGCCGGACGGGGCGTGGTGATCCGTATCGACGACATCACCCAGCGCCTGGCCCTGGAGGAAATGATGGTGCAGTCGGAGAAGATGCTCTCCGTCGGCGGCCTGGCGGCGGGCATGGCACACGAAATCAACAACCCGCTCGGCGCCATTCTGCATAACGTGCAGAACATCCGCCGGCGCCTGTCGCCGGGTCTGGAAAAGAATGTCGAACAGGCCGAGCAGGCCGGCGTCAGCCTGCCTGCCATTGAGCACTATATGGAGGCCCGTGAGGTACCGCGCCTGCTCGACGGCATCCAGCAGGCCGGCCAGCGCGCCGCCAAGATCGTCAGCCACATGCTCAGCTTCAGCCGCCGCAGCGACCGCCAGCTATCGCCCTGCGATCTGCCGGCGCTGATCGACCAAGCCCTGGAGATCGCCGGTAACGACTTCGACCTGACCGACAGTTTCGACTTCAAGACCCTGGAGATCGTGCACCAGTTCGATCCGCTACTGGGCCCGGTAGCCGGCACCGCCAACGAACTGGAGCAGGTGCTGCTCAACCTGCTGAAGAACGCTGCCCAGGCCATTCACCAGCGCGACGAGGATACCGAGCCCGGCCGCATCATCCTGCGCACTCGACAGGCCGGTAGTTGGGCGGAGGTCCAGGTGGAAGACAACGGCACCGGCATGAGCGAGGCGGTGCGCAAACGCATCTTCGAACCCTTCTTCACCACCAAGGAGGTGGGTCAGGGCACCGGACTCGGCCTGGCGGTCTCCTACTTCATCATCACCAACAATCATAAAGGGCAGATGGAAGTGCACTCGACGCCCGGCCAGGGCACCTGTTTCACCCTGCGCCTGCCGCTGGCCTCGCTGCCCGATCACACAGGACTCTGA